CTTTGGTATATCAGTTAATTTTATAGTCATTGCATCTTTTATGTCATTATTTGTAAACATTATGATTATCTCCTTTTATTAGTTATAAATTTTGATCTTTGATTTTTTCTAAAATTATAGTAGTTCTCCTACTACTTCCTCTACTCTATCTATCATATCTTTGCTAGAAATTAATTCATAACACTTATTTATATATTTATACATCACTACATCTTCATCAATAAACTTCACATCTTCTCTAATAAAGTTATATGCAATTTCAGTTCCCTTTCCTAAGAAGTTTTCCTCTCTAAGATCTATTGCCTGACAAGCTCCTAAGATCTCCATAGCTATTACATTTCTTGCATTTTTCATAATATCTCTAGCTTTTCTACCTGCAATTGTTCCCATAGATACATGATCCTCTTGGTTTGCAGAAGATGGGATAGAGTCTACCGAAGCAGGATGTGCTAATACTTTATTTTCTGATACCACTGATGCAGCACTGTATTGTACAATCATAAATCCAGAGTGTACTCCTCCATACTTTGTTAAGAATGCAGGGAGTCCATTACTTAGAGCAGGATTTACAAGTCTTTCTAATCTTCTCTCTGAAACATTGGCTAATTCTGCCAGTGCTATCCCCATATAATCTAATGGTAGTGCCATAGGCTGTCCATGAAAGTTTCCTGCTGAGATAGCTTCCTCAGTTTCAGGAAAAATCAACGGATTATCTGTCACAGCATTTACCTCTATCTCTATTTTTTCCTTTATAAATCTTAGTGCATCCTTACTTGCTCCATGAATTTGAGGCATACATCTAAGAGCATACGCATCTTGAACCCTCAAGTCTCCCTGTTTAGTAATCATCTTACTTCCATCTATTAAATTTAAAAGGTTCTTAGCTGTATCTATCTGACCGCTATGACCTCTTATCTCATGTACCCTAGGATCCAATGCACATTTAATTCCTGTAAGAGCTTCCATAGTCAATGCTCCTGCAATATCAGCTATCTTAGATAAGTTTAACGCATCATAGATAGTCAAAACACCTACCGCTGTCATAGCCTGAGTTCCATTTATTAATGCTAATCCTTCCTTAGAAGTCAAGTATGGTAATGCTTCTATCCCTGCTAGCTCAAGAGCTTTTATACTATCCATCCTTTCACCCTTATAGAAAGCTTCTCCTAATCCAAGCATAGTTAATACCATATGAGATAGTGGAGCCAAGTCTCCTGAAGCTCCTAGAGATCCCTTTTCAGGAACTACAGGATGTACCTCTTTATTTAAAAGTTCAATCAATTTTTCTACAGTTAATAATCTAATCCCAGAATTCCCCTTTGTCAGTGAATTTACACGAAGTATCATCATTGCTCTTACAATCTCTTCGGCAAAAGGCTCCCCTACTCCACAAGCATGACTTATAATAAGGTTTCTCTGAAGATCATTTGTCTCTTCCTTTGAGATAACTACATCGGAAAATTTACCAAACCCAGTTGTGATACCATATGATACTCTCTCTTCAGCAACAAATTTATCTACTACAGCCCTAGCTGTATTGATTCTATCTTTTGCTCCATTACCTAATTTCACCTTAAAGTTAAACCTAGCTACATTTACTATATCCTCTATGGATAATTTTTGATTATCAATTAGTATCTTTGACATTTTTCCCTCCTCGTATTTCTTTACTACTACTTTATTACTCTATTTAGATGTGAAAGTCAACCGAATAGTACTAAAGTAATACGATTTCTTATTAACAGAGTATAAATATGTCAATAAAAAATTGATTTTTAATCCAAATTGGAGTAAACTTTTGTTAGAAAGTTTTTAAAAAAGCAACGTGGCATTGCATCCAGATAAGCACAACTTAGGTTTTTATAATTTTTATTTTAATAAACTTTATCTCAAAATCCTATGTTTATTTAGTAAAATAGTAGTATTTTGGTGATGCCCTTACGGGTATAATTTCCTAGATAATAAAAAAGATTTCGCTCCAGGCGATTAGGGGGAAGAAAATTGGAATTTTTAAAGAAATATAAGTATATAAATAAAGAATTTTTTAGAAATTACCGAAGGGTAAAAAAAAATGTATGGAAGGGCAGAATCGACGGTGAGGATCACGATTCCCTTAGATGGCATCAAAATATTCAAGTTAT
This sequence is a window from Psychrilyobacter atlanticus DSM 19335. Protein-coding genes within it:
- the hutH gene encoding histidine ammonia-lyase; amino-acid sequence: MSKILIDNQKLSIEDIVNVARFNFKVKLGNGAKDRINTARAVVDKFVAEERVSYGITTGFGKFSDVVISKEETNDLQRNLIISHACGVGEPFAEEIVRAMMILRVNSLTKGNSGIRLLTVEKLIELLNKEVHPVVPEKGSLGASGDLAPLSHMVLTMLGLGEAFYKGERMDSIKALELAGIEALPYLTSKEGLALINGTQAMTAVGVLTIYDALNLSKIADIAGALTMEALTGIKCALDPRVHEIRGHSGQIDTAKNLLNLIDGSKMITKQGDLRVQDAYALRCMPQIHGASKDALRFIKEKIEIEVNAVTDNPLIFPETEEAISAGNFHGQPMALPLDYMGIALAELANVSERRLERLVNPALSNGLPAFLTKYGGVHSGFMIVQYSAASVVSENKVLAHPASVDSIPSSANQEDHVSMGTIAGRKARDIMKNARNVIAMEILGACQAIDLREENFLGKGTEIAYNFIREDVKFIDEDVVMYKYINKCYELISSKDMIDRVEEVVGELL